One part of the Algibacter sp. L1A34 genome encodes these proteins:
- the bluB gene encoding 5,6-dimethylbenzimidazole synthase — MNKFTPEHIETLEQIILARRDVRGNRFINKSIAKADLDKILFAGVNAPSVGFSQPWEFVVIKDLDIRNKVKDSFFEENEKAKTLFEGNKIDAYTQLKLEGIVESALNIAVFYKPSEHPVLGQTAMKEAGVYSVVCAIQNMWLMARALDIGLGWVSILNPDTIKTILKAPKDRQLIGYLCLGHVDEFYENPELERLQWEKRKNINDVVIKESYL, encoded by the coding sequence ATGAACAAATTTACTCCAGAACATATTGAAACCTTAGAGCAAATAATACTTGCACGTAGAGACGTTAGAGGGAATCGTTTTATAAATAAATCGATTGCTAAAGCCGATCTAGATAAAATTCTATTTGCTGGAGTAAACGCACCTTCGGTTGGTTTTTCGCAACCTTGGGAGTTTGTTGTCATTAAAGATTTAGATATTAGAAATAAAGTAAAAGACAGTTTTTTTGAAGAAAATGAAAAAGCTAAAACCCTTTTTGAAGGAAATAAAATAGATGCTTATACCCAATTAAAATTAGAAGGTATTGTTGAATCTGCTTTAAATATTGCTGTTTTTTATAAGCCTAGTGAACACCCTGTTTTAGGACAAACTGCAATGAAAGAAGCTGGTGTATATTCTGTTGTTTGTGCGATCCAAAATATGTGGTTAATGGCGAGAGCGTTAGATATTGGTTTAGGTTGGGTGAGTATTTTAAATCCCGATACCATTAAAACCATATTAAAAGCACCAAAAGATAGACAATTGATAGGTTATTTATGTTTAGGGCATGTCGATGAATTTTATGAAAACCCAGAATTAGAACGTTTACAATGGGAAAAACGTAAGAACATTAACGATGTGGTAATTAAAGAATCGTATTTGTAA
- the cobJ gene encoding precorrin-3B C(17)-methyltransferase: MKITVAGLGPGDIDYMLPIVKNALEKADVVIGYDYYFQFGATLFKEDAELISMPLGKEEARAHKAIEKAKEDKHVVVIGSGDASIYAMAAIVYEVVSKENHDDIELETLPGVSAFLAAGSKLGAPLGHDFCCISLSDLMTPWNRIEKRIKAAAMGDFVTSLYNPKSIKRHWQLGRLQKIFLSERSPNTPVAIIRHVTRPEEALKITTLGEFNPEDVDMFCLVMIGNSQTYRFKDYLVTPRGYLNRKPHTGKEIQQESFRIVTEHIKDLLFSIADKWAITRVIHTTGILEDFNHYSATSKAIENWHHHLKNGGEIVTDVTMVQAGITKAFTKEFGNQIHCLLNDEDVQLLAKSENITRSQAGIRKAIEKHPNALYVVGNAPTALFEIVDQIRANNNFKPAGVVGVPVGFVNVLEAKEQLSQTNNTNWVIIEGNRGGSNVAAAIVNAAFTLPEASTYFKS, translated from the coding sequence ATGAAAATAACAGTAGCAGGTTTAGGTCCTGGAGATATTGATTATATGTTACCCATAGTTAAAAATGCTTTAGAAAAAGCAGATGTGGTTATTGGTTATGACTATTATTTTCAATTTGGAGCCACTTTATTTAAAGAAGATGCAGAACTCATCTCCATGCCTTTAGGTAAAGAAGAAGCCAGAGCTCATAAAGCTATTGAAAAAGCTAAAGAAGACAAACATGTTGTTGTTATTGGTTCTGGAGATGCTAGTATTTATGCTATGGCGGCTATTGTTTACGAAGTTGTTTCTAAAGAAAATCACGATGATATTGAATTGGAAACCTTACCAGGTGTTTCTGCTTTTTTAGCTGCAGGAAGTAAATTGGGCGCTCCGTTAGGTCACGATTTTTGCTGTATTTCTTTATCGGATTTAATGACGCCATGGAACAGAATAGAAAAAAGAATTAAAGCGGCCGCAATGGGCGATTTTGTTACCAGTTTATACAATCCGAAAAGTATAAAAAGACATTGGCAATTAGGTAGATTGCAGAAAATATTTTTATCAGAGCGTTCACCTAATACGCCTGTTGCAATTATAAGGCACGTAACACGACCAGAAGAAGCACTTAAAATTACCACTTTAGGTGAATTTAATCCTGAAGATGTCGATATGTTTTGTTTGGTGATGATTGGAAACTCTCAAACGTATCGTTTTAAAGACTACTTGGTTACACCACGAGGTTATCTGAACAGAAAACCACATACGGGTAAAGAAATTCAGCAAGAAAGTTTTAGAATTGTTACAGAACATATTAAAGATTTGCTATTTTCTATAGCTGATAAATGGGCGATAACGCGAGTGATTCATACCACAGGGATTTTAGAAGATTTTAATCATTATTCTGCGACTTCAAAAGCCATTGAAAACTGGCATCATCATCTTAAAAACGGAGGAGAAATTGTAACAGATGTTACGATGGTACAAGCTGGAATAACAAAAGCGTTCACTAAGGAATTCGGTAATCAGATACACTGTTTATTAAATGACGAAGACGTACAACTCTTAGCAAAATCAGAAAATATTACGCGTTCGCAAGCAGGTATTAGAAAAGCTATTGAAAAACATCCGAATGCTTTATATGTTGTGGGAAATGCGCCTACGGCTTTATTCGAAATCGTAGATCAAATTAGAGCTAACAACAATTTTAAACCTGCAGGAGTTGTTGGTGTACCTGTTGGGTTTGTAAATGTTTTAGAAGCTAAAGAGCAATTATCACAAACGAATAATACAAACTGGGTCATTATAGAAGGTAACAGAGGCGGAAGCAATGTTGCCGCAGCCATTGTTAATGCTGCTTTTACATTACCCGAAGCTTCAACTTATTTTAAATCTTAA
- the cobI gene encoding precorrin-2 C(20)-methyltransferase: protein MMTGKICGISLGPGDPDLITLKGLKALQQADKIYYPGSLFKDGRKESYSLSILNNYDLKAEKLEGFYLKMDLEREQAKVIYETTFQHILSDYKKGLSIAIVSEGDISTYSSFSYLLEKIQEHELAIDLIPGISSYLHLASESKIPLCLQNEKVVVIPRVQTKAELQEAIDNFDTVVLMKIISVIDIITSVIDTERHSITYAERLGTDQQFISTHWTTANKREIPYFSLIIIKKITS, encoded by the coding sequence ATGATGACAGGAAAAATTTGTGGTATTTCTTTAGGTCCTGGTGATCCTGATTTAATTACTTTAAAAGGCTTAAAAGCATTACAGCAAGCAGATAAAATATACTATCCAGGATCTTTATTTAAAGATGGTAGGAAAGAAAGTTATTCGTTATCAATTTTAAATAATTATGATTTAAAAGCCGAAAAACTAGAAGGCTTCTACTTAAAAATGGATTTGGAACGCGAGCAAGCGAAAGTTATTTACGAAACAACGTTTCAACACATTTTAAGTGATTATAAAAAAGGATTATCCATTGCTATAGTTAGTGAAGGCGATATTAGTACGTACAGTTCTTTTTCTTATTTGTTAGAAAAAATACAAGAGCATGAATTGGCAATAGATTTAATTCCTGGTATTAGTTCATACTTGCATTTAGCTTCAGAAAGTAAAATACCTTTGTGCTTACAAAATGAAAAAGTAGTGGTTATTCCGCGTGTACAAACCAAAGCAGAATTACAAGAAGCTATAGATAATTTTGACACCGTAGTATTAATGAAAATAATATCGGTAATAGATATTATCACATCAGTAATCGATACAGAAAGGCATAGTATCACTTATGCCGAACGTTTAGGAACCGATCAACAATTTATCTCAACCCATTGGACAACTGCAAATAAAAGAGAGATCCCTTATTTTTCTCTTATCATTATTAAAAAAATCACATCATGA